In a single window of the Allobranchiibius huperziae genome:
- the rlmN gene encoding 23S rRNA (adenine(2503)-C(2))-methyltransferase RlmN, translated as MPTVDLPAPTPRPTPGQLTFTAPRRSKPPTHLADLDPAGRKAAVEELGHKGFRAAQLSTHYFEHFVDDPAQMTDLPKAERASLVQELMPPLLTPVRTLEADDGQTIKSVWRLFDGALVESVLMRYPGRVTMCISSQAGCGMNCPFCATGQEGLTRNLSTAEIVEQVVAGARIMRSGQLPGGVDEDRESPLRVSNVVFMGMGEALANYRRAIDAIRRLVEPPPSGLGMSARGITMSTVGLVPAIDKLAAEGIPVTLALSLHAPDDELRNELVPINNRWSVDEALDAAYRYYEKTGRRVSIEYALIRDINDHAWRADLLGEKLAARGSGWVHVNPIPLNPTPGSKWTASRHGVEQQFVERLRARGIPTTVRDTRGSDIDGACGQLAASTA; from the coding sequence ATGCCGACCGTCGATCTGCCCGCCCCGACCCCGCGTCCCACGCCGGGGCAGCTGACCTTCACCGCGCCCCGGCGCTCCAAGCCGCCGACGCACCTGGCCGATCTGGACCCGGCCGGTCGCAAGGCGGCCGTCGAGGAGCTGGGGCACAAGGGTTTCCGGGCAGCCCAGTTGTCGACCCACTACTTCGAGCACTTCGTGGACGACCCGGCGCAGATGACCGACCTGCCGAAGGCGGAGCGGGCGAGCCTGGTGCAGGAGCTGATGCCGCCGTTGCTGACGCCGGTGCGCACGCTGGAGGCCGATGACGGCCAGACGATCAAGAGCGTCTGGCGCCTCTTCGACGGTGCTCTGGTCGAGTCGGTGCTGATGCGCTACCCGGGTCGGGTGACCATGTGCATCTCCAGCCAGGCCGGGTGCGGGATGAACTGCCCGTTCTGCGCCACCGGCCAGGAGGGGCTGACCCGCAACCTGTCGACCGCCGAGATCGTCGAGCAGGTCGTCGCGGGCGCCCGGATAATGCGGTCGGGCCAACTGCCCGGGGGCGTCGACGAGGACCGGGAGTCGCCGTTGCGGGTGTCGAACGTGGTGTTCATGGGCATGGGCGAGGCGCTGGCGAACTACCGGCGCGCCATCGACGCGATCCGTCGGCTGGTCGAGCCGCCGCCCTCGGGCCTCGGGATGAGTGCCCGCGGCATCACCATGTCGACCGTCGGGCTGGTGCCCGCCATCGACAAGCTCGCCGCCGAGGGCATCCCGGTCACGCTGGCCCTGTCGCTGCACGCCCCCGACGACGAGCTGCGCAACGAGCTGGTGCCGATCAACAACCGGTGGTCGGTCGACGAGGCCCTCGACGCGGCGTACCGCTACTACGAGAAGACCGGACGTCGGGTGTCGATCGAGTACGCGCTGATCCGCGACATCAACGACCACGCCTGGCGCGCGGACCTGCTGGGGGAGAAGCTCGCCGCCCGCGGCAGCGGCTGGGTGCACGTCAACCCGATCCCCCTCAACCCGACGCCGGGCTCGAAGTGGACCGCGTCGCGGCACGGAGTCGAGCAGCAGTTCGTCGAGCGGCTGCGCGCCCGCGGCATCCCGACCACCGTGCGCGACACCCGCGGCTCGGACATCGACGGCGCCTGCGGGCAGCTGGCGGCCTCTACCGCCTGA
- a CDS encoding winged helix DNA-binding domain-containing protein has product MSRAVTHQQVARMRLAAQCLAGRSLPTPEDVVRHLTCTQSQDWRACRIALAARTTERSVQAVDAAYDAGRIVRSWPVRGTLHTVLATDLRWMLALTSDRIRAQYATRLAGLGVDAAQLDGVRDLTRELLHGGAALTRRELLDAWTAAGLDVSGQRGAHLLVDLSIDTVVCLGPIRDGVQQFVLCDDWLPKAQPPPDPVTAWARRYLLSHGPAARADFLWWTKLLVREVAPAWEQIVDGLDELTLDGVSLYAAPEVVEAGMSRATLTPLLTAAFDEILLGYADRSATLPARFADHIVPGGNGMFRPVVLDGARAVGTWSAPMKPGAPPRVELFEGPPSRRLAAARLSMPAR; this is encoded by the coding sequence ATGTCCCGCGCGGTCACCCACCAGCAGGTCGCGCGGATGCGGCTGGCCGCGCAGTGCCTCGCCGGGCGATCGCTGCCGACGCCCGAGGACGTCGTGCGGCATCTGACCTGCACCCAGTCTCAAGATTGGCGCGCCTGCCGCATCGCCCTCGCGGCGCGCACGACTGAGCGTTCGGTGCAGGCCGTCGACGCGGCGTACGACGCCGGCCGCATCGTGCGCTCCTGGCCCGTCCGCGGGACGCTGCACACCGTGCTCGCCACCGATCTGAGGTGGATGCTGGCGCTGACGTCCGACCGCATCCGCGCGCAGTACGCCACGCGTCTCGCGGGCCTCGGGGTCGACGCCGCGCAGCTCGACGGGGTGCGTGACCTGACCCGCGAGCTCCTGCACGGCGGTGCGGCGCTGACCCGCCGTGAGCTGCTGGACGCCTGGACCGCCGCGGGCCTCGACGTCAGCGGCCAGCGGGGCGCCCACCTGCTGGTCGACCTGTCGATCGACACGGTCGTCTGCCTCGGACCGATCCGCGACGGGGTCCAGCAGTTCGTTCTCTGCGACGACTGGCTGCCGAAGGCGCAGCCGCCTCCCGACCCGGTCACGGCCTGGGCACGGCGGTACCTGCTGTCCCACGGTCCGGCCGCCCGTGCCGACTTCCTGTGGTGGACCAAGCTGCTGGTACGCGAGGTCGCGCCCGCCTGGGAGCAGATCGTCGACGGCCTGGACGAGCTCACCCTGGACGGGGTGAGCCTCTACGCGGCACCAGAGGTCGTCGAGGCCGGGATGTCCCGCGCGACCCTCACTCCACTGCTGACCGCGGCGTTCGACGAGATCCTGCTCGGGTACGCCGACCGGTCCGCGACCCTTCCCGCGCGGTTCGCCGACCACATCGTGCCGGGCGGGAACGGGATGTTCCGGCCCGTCGTCCTGGACGGCGCGCGTGCCGTCGGCACCTGGTCGGCGCCGATGAAGCCGGGAGCGCCGCCGCGGGTCGAGCTCTTCGAGGGCCCGCCGAGCAGGCGCCTGGCAGCAGCCCGACTCAGCATGCCCGCCCGCTGA
- a CDS encoding phosphatidate cytidylyltransferase translates to MPDQSPPPGPLTRRDARAGRSDAAPVGATADKSNPTPRAGRNLYAAVGVGVLLGVLVLASLFIRKEFFVALATLASVVGVWELLRAMQHGRIYPPAVPTLVAAAAVPVIAYQWGPVALASSVVLAVLVVVVWRSFGDEESAVQDAAGGTFVVLYVPALVGFAMLLLDEHDGPLRIVTFVLVTIASDVGGYAVGVVFGKHPMAPSVSPKKSWEGFGGSVACCILAGALSVALLLDGRWWIGALLGALAVVTATVGDLCESMIKRDLGIKDMSNLIPGHGGLMDRLDSLLITVPVVWAILTPFVS, encoded by the coding sequence ATGCCCGATCAGTCGCCGCCTCCCGGACCGCTGACCCGACGGGACGCACGAGCGGGCCGCTCCGACGCGGCGCCCGTCGGCGCCACCGCCGACAAGAGCAACCCCACTCCGCGGGCGGGTCGCAACCTCTACGCCGCGGTCGGTGTCGGAGTCCTCCTCGGCGTCCTGGTGCTCGCCTCCCTCTTCATCCGCAAGGAGTTCTTCGTCGCACTGGCGACGCTCGCCTCGGTCGTCGGGGTGTGGGAGCTGCTGCGCGCGATGCAGCACGGTCGGATCTACCCGCCGGCCGTTCCGACGCTCGTCGCGGCGGCCGCCGTACCGGTGATCGCCTATCAGTGGGGACCGGTCGCGCTCGCCTCGTCGGTCGTGCTCGCCGTGCTGGTGGTCGTGGTCTGGAGGTCCTTCGGCGACGAGGAGTCGGCCGTCCAGGACGCCGCGGGCGGGACCTTCGTGGTGCTCTACGTGCCCGCCCTGGTCGGTTTCGCGATGCTGCTGCTCGACGAGCACGACGGGCCGCTGCGCATCGTCACCTTCGTGCTGGTCACCATCGCCAGCGACGTCGGTGGCTACGCGGTCGGCGTCGTCTTCGGCAAGCACCCGATGGCCCCCAGCGTCTCGCCGAAGAAGTCGTGGGAGGGCTTCGGCGGGTCGGTCGCCTGCTGCATCCTGGCCGGAGCTCTGTCGGTCGCCCTGCTGCTCGACGGGCGCTGGTGGATCGGCGCGCTGCTCGGGGCGCTGGCTGTCGTGACCGCGACGGTCGGCGACCTGTGCGAGTCGATGATCAAGCGCGACCTCGGCATCAAGGACATGAGCAACCTGATTCCGGGCCACGGCGGCCTGATGGACCGACTGGACTCGCTGCTGATCACGGTGCCGGTCGTGTGGGCGATCCTCACCCCGTTCGTCTCCTGA
- a CDS encoding L-serine ammonia-lyase, translated as MALSAFDLYSIGIGPSSSHTVGPMRAAGTFVAGLRRTEILDRVTRVRAQLFGSLGATGHGHGSDKAVVLGLMGAVPETVDTDTADEQVGAVREAGELLLGGERPIRFDPADDVVMHRRKSLPAHPNGMTFEAYDGDHLLLERTYYSVGGGFVVDGAATGADRVVLDDTQVRFPFTTGGQLLAICEREGMSVSEVMLHNELSWRTEPEIRAGLLHLWQVMRECVQAGLRHGGCLPGGLKVPRRAPDLYAALTVGELRDDPLRVMDWVNLWALAVNEENASGGRVVTAPTNGAAGIIPAVLHYYATYVEGADDDGIVRFLLTAAAIGILFKEGASISGAEVGCQGEVGSACAMASGALCEVMGGTPSQVENAAEIGIEHNLGLTCDPVGGLVQIPCIERNAIASVKAINAARLSRNGTGIHTVSLDKAIKTMRETGRDMSVKYKETARGGLAVNVIEC; from the coding sequence ATGGCTCTGAGTGCATTCGATCTCTACTCCATCGGGATCGGCCCCTCGTCCTCCCACACGGTCGGCCCGATGCGCGCGGCCGGCACATTCGTCGCGGGGCTGCGCCGCACCGAGATCCTCGACCGGGTCACCCGGGTGCGCGCGCAGCTGTTCGGGTCCCTCGGCGCGACCGGTCACGGGCACGGCTCGGACAAGGCGGTCGTCCTCGGCCTGATGGGCGCGGTGCCCGAGACGGTCGACACGGACACTGCCGACGAGCAGGTCGGCGCCGTCCGCGAGGCCGGTGAGCTGCTGCTCGGCGGTGAACGACCCATCCGCTTCGACCCCGCGGACGACGTGGTGATGCACCGGCGCAAGTCGCTGCCGGCGCACCCCAACGGCATGACCTTCGAGGCCTACGACGGCGATCACCTGCTGCTCGAGCGCACCTACTACTCGGTCGGCGGCGGGTTCGTGGTCGACGGCGCGGCGACCGGCGCGGACCGCGTCGTCCTGGACGACACGCAGGTGCGGTTCCCCTTCACCACCGGTGGGCAGCTGCTGGCGATCTGCGAGCGGGAGGGGATGAGCGTCAGCGAGGTGATGCTGCACAACGAGCTCAGCTGGCGTACCGAGCCGGAGATCCGCGCCGGACTGCTGCATCTGTGGCAGGTCATGCGCGAGTGCGTGCAGGCCGGACTGCGGCACGGCGGCTGCCTGCCCGGCGGCCTCAAGGTGCCGCGCAGGGCGCCTGACCTCTATGCCGCGCTCACGGTCGGTGAGCTGCGCGACGACCCGCTGCGAGTCATGGACTGGGTCAACCTGTGGGCGCTCGCGGTCAACGAGGAGAACGCCTCCGGTGGCCGGGTCGTCACCGCGCCCACCAACGGTGCGGCCGGGATCATCCCCGCGGTGCTGCACTACTACGCGACCTACGTCGAGGGCGCGGACGACGACGGCATCGTCCGGTTCCTGTTGACGGCAGCCGCGATCGGCATCCTCTTCAAGGAGGGCGCCTCGATCTCCGGCGCCGAGGTGGGCTGCCAGGGCGAGGTCGGCTCGGCCTGTGCAATGGCCTCCGGTGCCCTCTGCGAGGTCATGGGCGGCACGCCGTCCCAGGTGGAGAACGCCGCCGAGATCGGCATCGAGCACAACCTCGGGCTCACCTGCGACCCCGTCGGCGGGCTGGTGCAGATCCCCTGCATCGAGCGCAATGCGATCGCCAGCGTGAAGGCCATCAACGCGGCACGCCTGTCCCGCAACGGCACCGGGATTCACACGGTGAGCCTGGACAAGGCCATCAAGACCATGCGCGAGACCGGTCGTGACATGTCCGTGAAATACAAGGAGACCGCCCGAGGCGGGCTCGCGGTGAACGTCATCGAGTGCTAG
- a CDS encoding Lrp/AsnC family transcriptional regulator, with protein MLDDTSKAIIARLQQDGRAAYSSIAREIGLSEAAVRGRVQRLLDSEVLQIVAVTDPAQVGFRRQAMIGLRVTGDLGDVAQRLGELPEIAYVVMTAGRFDLLIEVVCEDDEHLLELLTDTVRTMPGVTDTETLVYLKLHKQRYDWGTR; from the coding sequence ATGCTCGACGACACGTCGAAGGCCATCATCGCGCGCCTGCAGCAGGACGGTCGGGCGGCCTACTCCTCGATCGCCCGCGAGATCGGCCTGTCCGAGGCCGCCGTCCGCGGACGGGTGCAGCGGCTGCTGGACTCCGAGGTGCTGCAGATCGTCGCCGTCACCGATCCCGCCCAGGTGGGTTTCCGTCGGCAGGCGATGATCGGGTTGCGCGTCACCGGCGATCTGGGCGACGTCGCCCAGCGCCTCGGCGAGCTGCCCGAGATCGCGTACGTCGTGATGACTGCCGGCCGCTTCGACCTGCTCATCGAGGTCGTCTGCGAGGACGACGAGCACCTGCTGGAGCTTCTTACCGACACGGTCCGCACGATGCCGGGCGTCACCGACACCGAGACGCTCGTCTACCTGAAATTGCACAAACAACGCTACGACTGGGGCACGAGATGA
- a CDS encoding Rossmann fold nucleotide-binding protein has protein sequence MATGEITSSRALRSRIARGDSLKGLRLQDVDLREAMSDLLAMSDLTGLVVLGGVVPDALVVHLRAAGALVFPPDPSLPVNPYRSRLYEPRELYAGLTAHGYAGTPDRRAYDWLLDAATAHDAYAMVIRAVHDNSIDDALDERLERRHVVGVMGGHDELRTSPAYADAAGLGRTLAQSGCLVLTGGGPGAMEAASLGGCVTDEAALRSALQELASVPSYRPDIGRWASTALAVRERHTDAVHRARVIAVPTWYYGHEPPHVFCAGIAKFFSNALREDTLLARCDAGIVVLPGAAGTVQEIFQAATRMYYATPSDATDPLPPLVLVGERQWTRDVPVWELLKTLAADRPMSAAVHLVDSTQDAAELILRRSGRR, from the coding sequence GTGGCCACCGGGGAGATCACCAGCAGTCGGGCGCTGCGGAGCAGGATCGCCCGCGGAGACTCATTGAAGGGGCTGCGGTTGCAGGACGTGGACCTGCGCGAGGCCATGTCCGATCTGCTGGCCATGTCCGACCTGACGGGTCTGGTCGTGCTGGGCGGCGTGGTCCCCGATGCGCTGGTGGTGCATCTGCGCGCGGCGGGCGCACTGGTCTTCCCGCCCGACCCGTCGCTGCCGGTCAACCCCTACCGCTCGCGGTTGTACGAGCCACGCGAGCTCTACGCAGGGCTGACCGCCCACGGGTACGCCGGGACGCCGGACCGGCGTGCGTACGACTGGCTGCTCGATGCAGCCACCGCGCACGACGCCTACGCCATGGTGATCCGGGCGGTCCACGACAACTCGATCGACGATGCCCTGGACGAACGGCTCGAGCGACGGCACGTGGTGGGCGTGATGGGCGGGCACGACGAACTGCGCACCAGCCCGGCGTACGCGGACGCCGCCGGTCTCGGGCGCACCCTCGCCCAGTCGGGGTGCCTGGTGCTGACCGGAGGCGGCCCCGGTGCCATGGAGGCGGCGAGCCTCGGCGGCTGCGTGACCGATGAGGCCGCCCTGCGGTCGGCCCTGCAGGAGCTGGCGAGCGTGCCGTCGTACCGGCCGGACATCGGGCGGTGGGCGTCGACCGCCCTGGCGGTGCGCGAGCGCCACACCGACGCGGTGCACCGGGCCCGGGTGATCGCTGTCCCCACCTGGTACTACGGCCACGAACCGCCGCACGTCTTCTGCGCGGGCATCGCCAAGTTCTTCAGCAACGCGCTGCGAGAGGACACCCTCCTCGCGCGCTGCGACGCCGGCATCGTCGTCCTGCCCGGCGCGGCCGGCACCGTCCAGGAGATCTTCCAGGCGGCCACCCGGATGTACTACGCCACGCCCTCCGACGCCACCGATCCCCTGCCACCGCTGGTGCTCGTCGGCGAGCGGCAGTGGACCCGCGACGTGCCGGTCTGGGAGCTGCTGAAGACCCTCGCCGCCGACCGCCCGATGTCCGCTGCCGTGCACCTGGTGGACTCCACGCAGGATGCGGCCGAGCTGATCCTGCGACGAAGCGGCCGACGCTGA
- a CDS encoding acetate--CoA ligase: MSSGAYEAAYEASMQDPEAFWAEAARGIDWINFPKTVLDESNPPLYRWFPDGRMNTCFNALDRHVIAGRADQPAVVWDSPVTQDSRTYTYAQLLDLVGRAAGMLTALGVQKGDRVVIYLPMIPEAVVSMLACARIGAVHAVVFGGFAPAELAARIDDARPKVLITASCGVERTRVVEYKPMVDAAIDRSQHPPESVVVLQRPQAEAAMGERDIDWRTAMRPDGVGAAGCVPMLGSDPLYILHTSGTTGRPKGIVRDNGGHAVALHWSMTHIFGMQPGDVWFTASDVGWVVGHSYIVYAPLLAGCTTVLLEGKPVGTPDASTFWRMIEEHKIAGLFTAPTGIRAIKKEDPEGTLIAGRDLSSLRTLFLAGERTDPDTWQWATDRLQVPVIDNWWQTETGWPICANPIGTQLFPIKPGSATMPSPGYDVQVLDAEGERCAPGQEGALCIKLPMPPGTLETLWGDDDRYVESYLSAYDGYYLSGDGGYIDDDGYVWVMGRTDDVLNVAGHRLSTGGLEAVVAGHPAVAECAVIGVADELKGQVPRALVVLKGAEEPTEEEQERIRAELTQLVREQVGAIAGLQRVDIVAALPKTRSGKILRRTMRQLADGDEPQVPGTIEDAAVLDALAPVLRRR, translated from the coding sequence ATGAGCAGCGGCGCGTACGAAGCGGCATACGAAGCGAGCATGCAGGACCCGGAGGCGTTCTGGGCGGAGGCCGCTCGAGGCATCGACTGGATCAACTTCCCGAAGACCGTTCTGGACGAGTCGAATCCGCCGTTGTACCGATGGTTCCCCGACGGCCGGATGAACACCTGCTTCAACGCGCTCGACCGGCACGTGATCGCGGGGCGGGCCGACCAGCCCGCGGTCGTCTGGGACAGCCCGGTGACGCAGGACAGCCGGACCTACACGTACGCGCAGCTGCTCGACCTGGTCGGGCGGGCCGCCGGGATGCTCACCGCACTGGGGGTGCAGAAGGGCGACCGCGTCGTCATCTACCTGCCGATGATCCCGGAAGCGGTCGTCAGCATGCTGGCCTGCGCGCGCATCGGTGCGGTGCACGCGGTCGTCTTCGGCGGGTTCGCACCCGCGGAGCTGGCCGCGCGCATCGACGACGCACGCCCCAAGGTGCTCATCACCGCGTCCTGCGGAGTCGAGCGCACCCGGGTGGTGGAGTACAAGCCGATGGTCGATGCGGCGATCGATCGCTCGCAGCACCCGCCGGAGAGCGTCGTCGTGCTGCAGCGGCCGCAGGCCGAGGCCGCGATGGGTGAGCGGGACATCGACTGGCGTACGGCGATGCGTCCCGATGGTGTCGGCGCCGCGGGCTGCGTGCCGATGCTGGGATCGGACCCGCTCTACATCCTGCACACCTCCGGCACCACCGGTCGGCCGAAGGGGATCGTGCGCGACAACGGCGGGCACGCGGTCGCGCTGCACTGGTCGATGACGCACATCTTCGGGATGCAGCCGGGCGACGTGTGGTTCACCGCGTCCGACGTCGGCTGGGTGGTCGGGCACTCCTACATCGTCTACGCGCCGCTGCTCGCCGGCTGCACGACGGTGCTCCTGGAGGGCAAGCCGGTCGGCACACCCGACGCGTCGACGTTCTGGCGGATGATCGAAGAGCACAAGATCGCAGGCCTTTTCACCGCTCCCACCGGCATCCGGGCCATCAAGAAGGAGGACCCGGAGGGCACGTTGATCGCCGGTCGCGACCTGTCGAGCCTGCGCACCCTCTTCCTCGCGGGCGAGCGCACCGACCCCGACACCTGGCAATGGGCGACGGACCGCCTGCAGGTGCCGGTCATCGACAACTGGTGGCAGACCGAGACGGGCTGGCCGATCTGCGCCAACCCGATCGGCACGCAGCTCTTCCCGATCAAGCCCGGCTCGGCGACGATGCCGAGCCCGGGGTACGACGTGCAGGTGCTCGACGCGGAGGGCGAGCGGTGCGCACCGGGCCAGGAGGGCGCGCTGTGCATCAAGCTGCCGATGCCGCCCGGCACGCTGGAGACGCTGTGGGGTGACGACGACCGCTACGTCGAGTCCTACCTGTCGGCGTACGACGGCTACTACCTGTCCGGCGACGGCGGATACATCGACGACGACGGGTACGTCTGGGTGATGGGCCGCACCGACGACGTGCTCAACGTCGCAGGGCACCGCCTGTCGACCGGCGGCCTCGAGGCCGTCGTGGCCGGCCACCCGGCTGTCGCCGAGTGCGCCGTCATCGGAGTCGCTGACGAGCTCAAGGGTCAGGTGCCGCGAGCACTGGTGGTGCTGAAGGGCGCTGAGGAGCCCACCGAGGAGGAGCAGGAGCGCATCCGCGCCGAGCTCACCCAACTGGTCCGTGAGCAGGTCGGCGCCATCGCCGGTCTGCAGCGGGTCGACATCGTGGCGGCGCTGCCGAAGACCCGGTCGGGCAAGATCCTGCGGCGCACGATGCGTCAGCTCGCCGACGGCGACGAACCGCAGGTGCCCGGCACCATCGAGGACGCAGCGGTGCTCGACGCGCTGGCCCCGGTGTTGCGCCGCCGGTGA
- a CDS encoding aspartate aminotransferase family protein — protein sequence MTTTPQETTARTASMTGAGTTPAGTPRYEAARDHLWGHFTRQSVYEPTSSGGQGANVPVIVKGDGAYIWDAEGRKYLDGLAGLFTVQVGHGREELAQAAAKQAKELAFFPIWSYAHPSAIDLAERLAAYAPGDLNRVFFTTGGGEAVESAWKLAKHYFKLQGKPGKHKVISRAIAYHGTPQGALSITGIPELKEMFEPLVPGAFRVPNTNIYRAHDDLRDDPKKFGRWAADRIGEAIEFEGPDTVAAVFLEPVQNAGGCFPPPPGYFERVREICDEYDVLLVSDETICAFGRIGEIFACRDFDYQPDIITCAKGMTSGYSPIGAMIASDKLFEPYKHGTTAFPHGYTFGGHPVSAAVAMANLDIFEREGLTDHVHQNAPAFRATLEKLKDLPIVGDVRGEGFFYGIELVKDKATRETFNEDESERMLRGFLSKALFDAGLYCRADDRGDPVVQLSPPLIIGPTEFDAIEGMLRDVLTRAWDML from the coding sequence ATGACCACGACTCCGCAAGAGACCACCGCCCGGACCGCATCCATGACCGGTGCGGGCACCACGCCTGCCGGCACGCCGCGCTACGAGGCGGCCCGCGACCATCTCTGGGGACACTTCACCCGCCAGTCGGTCTACGAGCCGACGTCCTCCGGCGGCCAGGGCGCCAACGTGCCCGTGATCGTCAAGGGCGACGGCGCGTACATCTGGGACGCCGAGGGCCGCAAGTACCTCGACGGCCTCGCCGGCCTCTTCACCGTGCAGGTGGGCCACGGCCGCGAGGAGCTCGCGCAGGCCGCGGCCAAGCAGGCCAAGGAGCTCGCGTTCTTCCCGATCTGGTCCTACGCGCACCCCTCGGCGATCGACCTGGCCGAGCGGCTCGCGGCGTACGCGCCCGGCGACCTGAACCGGGTCTTCTTCACCACCGGCGGCGGCGAGGCCGTGGAGTCGGCGTGGAAGCTCGCCAAGCACTACTTCAAGCTGCAGGGCAAGCCCGGCAAGCACAAGGTCATCAGCCGCGCGATCGCCTACCACGGCACCCCGCAGGGCGCCCTGTCGATCACCGGCATCCCGGAGCTGAAGGAGATGTTCGAGCCGCTGGTGCCCGGCGCGTTCCGGGTGCCGAACACGAACATCTACCGCGCTCACGACGACCTGCGCGACGACCCGAAGAAGTTCGGCCGCTGGGCCGCCGACCGGATCGGTGAGGCCATCGAGTTCGAGGGCCCCGACACCGTGGCCGCCGTCTTCCTCGAGCCGGTGCAGAACGCCGGCGGCTGCTTCCCGCCGCCGCCCGGGTACTTCGAGCGGGTCCGGGAGATCTGCGACGAGTACGACGTGCTGCTGGTCTCGGACGAGACGATCTGCGCGTTCGGCCGGATCGGCGAGATCTTCGCCTGCCGCGACTTCGACTACCAGCCCGACATCATCACCTGCGCCAAGGGCATGACCTCCGGGTACTCCCCCATCGGTGCGATGATCGCCAGCGACAAGCTGTTCGAGCCCTACAAGCACGGCACGACGGCGTTCCCGCACGGCTACACCTTCGGCGGTCACCCGGTCTCGGCCGCGGTGGCGATGGCCAACCTCGACATCTTCGAGCGCGAGGGCCTGACCGACCACGTGCACCAGAACGCCCCGGCGTTCCGCGCGACACTGGAGAAGCTGAAGGACCTGCCCATCGTCGGCGACGTCCGCGGTGAAGGGTTCTTCTACGGCATCGAGCTGGTGAAGGACAAGGCCACCAGGGAGACGTTCAACGAGGACGAGTCCGAGCGGATGCTGCGCGGATTCCTCTCCAAGGCGCTCTTCGACGCCGGCCTCTACTGCCGCGCCGACGACCGTGGCGACCCCGTGGTGCAGCTGTCCCCGCCGCTCATCATCGGGCCCACCGAGTTCGACGCGATCGAGGGCATGCTGCGCGACGTGCTGACCCGTGCCTGGGACATGCTCTAG
- a CDS encoding saccharopine dehydrogenase family protein encodes MATPRDQRELDIVLFGATGFVGKLTAEHLAAYAPEGVRIGLAGRNTAKLEDVRRSLGPSASDWPLITADSNDDAALAALAERTRVVITTVGPYAKYGLPLVKACAEAGTDYVDLTGEVLFVRESIDRYHDAAAASGARIVHSCGFDSVPSDLAVLTLAERIAQDAAGELTDTTLFVTMKGGASGGTLDSMKGQIDEVRSDKAKRAVAVDKFALSPDRSAEPKGEWRDSVSVRYAPEVKAWTGPFVMSTFNTRIVRRSNALRGHDYGSAFRYRELQKTGAGIAGRATAYALAGGLAVAVGALSLSPLRPLVNRALPKAGEGPSAEARAKGFFKVDARTTTTDGSAYRSVVAAQGDPGYAATCVMLGEAALALATQREQCPLPDGLTGGVLTPATALGDVYAARLRDRGFTVQAERV; translated from the coding sequence ATGGCAACTCCCCGTGACCAACGCGAGCTCGACATCGTCCTCTTCGGCGCCACCGGCTTCGTCGGCAAGCTCACCGCCGAGCACCTCGCGGCCTACGCACCCGAGGGCGTGCGCATCGGCCTCGCCGGGCGCAACACCGCCAAGCTGGAGGACGTCCGTAGGTCGCTGGGCCCCTCGGCTTCGGATTGGCCTCTGATCACCGCGGATTCGAATGACGACGCCGCTCTGGCGGCGCTCGCCGAGCGCACCCGCGTGGTCATCACCACCGTCGGCCCCTACGCGAAGTACGGCCTGCCCCTGGTGAAGGCATGCGCCGAGGCCGGCACGGACTACGTCGACCTGACCGGCGAGGTGCTCTTCGTGCGCGAGTCGATCGATCGCTACCACGACGCCGCGGCCGCCTCCGGAGCCCGCATCGTGCACTCCTGCGGGTTCGACTCGGTGCCCTCCGACCTGGCCGTGCTGACCCTGGCCGAGCGCATCGCGCAGGACGCCGCCGGCGAGCTCACCGACACCACCCTCTTCGTCACGATGAAGGGCGGTGCCAGCGGCGGGACCCTGGACTCGATGAAGGGCCAGATCGACGAGGTGCGCTCCGACAAGGCCAAGCGCGCGGTCGCCGTCGACAAGTTCGCGCTGTCCCCCGACCGCTCGGCGGAGCCGAAGGGCGAATGGCGCGACAGCGTCTCCGTGCGGTACGCGCCCGAGGTGAAGGCGTGGACGGGACCGTTCGTCATGTCGACCTTCAATACCCGGATCGTGCGGCGCAGCAACGCGCTTCGCGGTCACGATTACGGCAGCGCGTTCCGTTACCGCGAGTTGCAGAAGACTGGAGCGGGCATCGCGGGACGCGCCACGGCGTACGCGCTGGCCGGCGGACTCGCGGTCGCCGTCGGTGCGCTGAGCCTGTCGCCGCTGCGGCCGCTGGTCAACCGGGCGCTGCCCAAGGCCGGTGAGGGCCCGAGCGCCGAAGCACGCGCCAAGGGCTTCTTCAAGGTCGATGCCCGCACGACGACCACGGATGGCAGCGCGTACCGCAGTGTCGTTGCGGCACAGGGAGATCCGGGCTACGCCGCGACGTGCGTGATGCTCGGGGAGGCCGCGCTCGCGCTGGCGACCCAGCGCGAGCAGTGCCCGCTGCCGGACGGTCTCACCGGCGGCGTGCTGACCCCCGCCACGGCGCTCGGCGACGTCTATGCCGCACGACTGCGCGACCGCGGTTTCACCGTGCAGGCCGAGCGCGTCTGA